The Flavobacterium praedii genome window below encodes:
- a CDS encoding LytR/AlgR family response regulator transcription factor yields the protein MTSHKINCIIIEDELPASILLEMHMAKFDFLDLKGKFMSTNNAINLIKNQKIDLLFLDINLPGKSGIEFAKSLPKEIGIIFTTANPQYAVEGFELDAIDYLLKPISFERFSKAVHKYCKIKKTNQEFEQLKQAETERPFIFVKCERKTIKLYLDEIDYFESQGNYLNIHTETDCFKTHQSITEMIEKLPEGLFCRIHRSFLITIKKVTQFNSRSVTIKDKKLPIGRFYASKANELLHSIVKPKII from the coding sequence ATGACATCCCATAAAATCAATTGCATCATTATAGAAGATGAACTTCCAGCCTCCATATTACTTGAAATGCATATGGCTAAATTTGATTTCTTGGATTTGAAAGGTAAATTCATGAGTACAAACAATGCTATAAATCTTATCAAGAACCAAAAAATAGATTTACTGTTTTTGGATATTAATTTACCAGGAAAATCAGGAATTGAATTTGCAAAATCGTTACCAAAGGAGATCGGAATCATTTTCACTACTGCCAATCCGCAATACGCCGTAGAAGGATTCGAATTGGATGCTATTGACTATTTATTGAAACCAATTTCATTTGAACGTTTTTCTAAAGCAGTACATAAATACTGTAAAATTAAGAAAACAAATCAGGAATTTGAACAACTAAAACAAGCAGAAACCGAACGTCCTTTTATATTTGTTAAGTGTGAAAGAAAAACAATCAAACTTTATTTGGACGAAATTGACTATTTTGAATCACAAGGCAATTATTTAAATATCCATACCGAAACTGATTGTTTTAAGACACACCAATCCATTACCGAAATGATTGAGAAATTACCCGAAGGATTATTTTGTAGAATTCATCGTTCTTTCTTGATTACAATTAAAAAAGTTACTCAATTCAATAGTCGTTCAGTTACTATAAAAGATAAAAAATTACCTATTGGACGATTTTATGCTTCAAAAGCAAATGAATTATTGCATTCTATTGTAAAACCAAAAATAATTTGA
- the cfa gene encoding cyclopropane fatty acyl phospholipid synthase, with translation MNINKVLIERLLSEAGITIDGKESFDIRIKNSKFYERVLRDGSIGLGESYMEGWWECDALDDFFCQLFLKQIEKKFSDNFSLKLQIFKTKLFNLQTKSKSQCAIESHYDIGNDLYSKMLDPLMMYSCGYWKNATTLKEAQEQKLKLICEKLHLKPGQKVLDIGCGWGGFAYYAAKNYKVNVVGITISKEQHELAKKRCNGLNVEIRFQDYRDIDEQFDRIVSIGMLEHVGHKNYTTFMETINKNLNDTGICLLHFIGGNETNLALDSWINKYIFPNGLIPSLAQIGKAMENQLIIEDLHNIGIHYDKTLMAWYMNFKNSWNEIKENYNNTFYLKWIFYLMSSAASFRSRRLSLWQIVIRKPGLLVEYESVRF, from the coding sequence ACGTGTATTACGTGATGGATCAATTGGATTAGGAGAAAGTTATATGGAAGGCTGGTGGGAATGTGATGCTCTAGATGATTTTTTCTGTCAACTTTTTTTGAAACAGATTGAAAAAAAATTCTCTGATAATTTTAGTCTTAAGTTGCAAATTTTTAAGACTAAACTATTCAATCTTCAAACCAAATCAAAAAGCCAATGTGCAATTGAGAGCCATTATGACATTGGCAATGATTTATATAGTAAAATGCTTGATCCATTAATGATGTACTCCTGTGGCTATTGGAAAAATGCAACAACTTTGAAAGAAGCGCAAGAACAAAAACTAAAACTGATATGTGAAAAATTGCATCTTAAACCTGGACAAAAAGTGCTTGATATTGGATGTGGATGGGGTGGATTTGCCTATTACGCAGCAAAAAACTATAAAGTAAATGTTGTTGGAATTACCATATCAAAAGAACAACATGAATTAGCAAAAAAACGTTGCAATGGGCTGAATGTTGAGATTCGCTTTCAAGATTATAGGGATATTGATGAACAATTTGATCGTATCGTTTCTATTGGAATGCTTGAACATGTGGGCCACAAAAACTACACTACTTTTATGGAAACTATAAATAAAAACCTGAATGATACCGGCATATGTTTGCTACATTTCATCGGAGGAAATGAAACCAATCTTGCATTAGATAGTTGGATCAATAAATATATTTTCCCTAATGGTTTAATTCCTTCATTGGCACAGATAGGTAAAGCGATGGAAAACCAGTTGATCATCGAGGATCTTCACAATATTGGTATCCACTATGATAAAACCCTCATGGCTTGGTATATGAATTTTAAAAACTCTTGGAATGAAATCAAAGAAAATTATAACAATACTTTCTATTTAAAGTGGATATTTTATCTTATGTCTTCAGCTGCATCCTTCCGTTCTAGACGCCTAAGCCTCTGGCAAATTGTCATTAGAAAGCCGGGTCTTCTTGTGGAATATGAAAGTGTACGTTTTTGA
- a CDS encoding alpha-amylase family glycosyl hydrolase: MIKKTTYILMLLFGFSLVTNAKNTEVYPTNWWTGMKTNSIQLLIRSTDDPFISDKVEINYPGITVGKTYSFPNQKYIAIDIVIAPEAVAGNVIIELNQKGGKHKIKWPLYNRRSGNGTQYAQGVTSSDFIDLIMVDRFSNGDISNDQVKGMRDQSLNRNEMYDRHGGDLQGVLNNLNYIQELGVTALWFTPIMENDMEKRTEHGYAITNHYKIDARYGGDVMYEKLSDQLHKRGMKLIFDAVYNHLGSFHFLEMDPPANDWVHRWPIYTQTNYREIPLFDPYGTKSDKKRMSDGWFDKIMPDINQDNPFMANFIIQNCIWHIEKFGIDGVRLDTYTYNDLDFANRCNKAIMDEFPKITIFGEIMVHGVANQSYFEQNNMDVSFKSNLPSVVDFQSLYYGIIPALTEPFGWKEGVNRLYYTLSSDFLSKNPMQKVLLLDNHDESRFFSLMGENVEKQKIGFQWLLTCRGIPQLYYGSEVLMKGLKAPDGLVRADFLGGWKEDAKNAFTGKGMTEDEKSTQNLVRKLANFRKTASALKTGKMMHYVPVDGLYVYFRYDENQTIMCVMNTSNSEKEIDFHKYDERTAGFTTAKNVITEDGLNTSNITTIPAMKMWVLELKK; this comes from the coding sequence ATGATCAAGAAAACAACTTATATTTTAATGCTATTATTTGGTTTTTCTTTGGTGACAAATGCCAAAAACACCGAAGTCTATCCCACAAATTGGTGGACAGGAATGAAGACTAATTCAATTCAATTACTCATTCGAAGTACCGATGATCCATTTATTTCAGACAAAGTAGAAATAAATTATCCGGGAATAACTGTTGGCAAAACGTATTCATTTCCGAACCAAAAATACATTGCCATAGATATTGTTATTGCGCCTGAAGCAGTTGCTGGAAATGTAATTATCGAATTAAATCAAAAAGGAGGTAAGCATAAAATAAAGTGGCCGTTGTATAATCGAAGATCAGGTAATGGAACACAATATGCACAGGGAGTAACTTCGAGTGATTTTATTGATTTGATTATGGTGGATCGTTTCAGCAATGGAGATATATCGAATGATCAGGTAAAAGGAATGCGTGATCAATCTCTTAATAGAAATGAAATGTATGATCGTCATGGAGGTGATTTACAAGGAGTGCTAAATAATTTAAATTATATTCAAGAACTTGGTGTTACTGCTTTATGGTTTACTCCAATCATGGAAAATGATATGGAGAAAAGGACTGAACACGGATATGCCATTACCAATCATTATAAAATTGATGCTCGATACGGTGGAGATGTTATGTATGAAAAATTAAGTGATCAATTGCACAAACGAGGTATGAAACTTATTTTTGATGCGGTTTATAATCATTTAGGATCTTTTCACTTTTTAGAAATGGATCCACCTGCAAATGATTGGGTACATCGTTGGCCTATTTATACACAAACAAATTATAGAGAGATTCCTTTGTTTGATCCTTATGGAACAAAATCGGATAAAAAAAGAATGAGCGATGGTTGGTTTGATAAAATAATGCCAGATATTAATCAAGACAATCCATTTATGGCAAACTTCATTATTCAAAACTGCATTTGGCATATTGAAAAGTTTGGTATTGATGGAGTTCGCCTCGACACCTATACTTATAATGATTTGGATTTTGCGAATCGTTGCAATAAAGCGATAATGGATGAATTCCCGAAAATAACCATTTTTGGTGAAATTATGGTTCATGGCGTGGCAAATCAGTCGTATTTTGAGCAAAATAATATGGATGTTAGTTTCAAAAGCAACTTGCCTTCGGTGGTGGATTTTCAAAGTTTATATTATGGAATTATTCCTGCTTTGACAGAACCTTTTGGATGGAAAGAAGGAGTGAACAGGTTGTACTATACTTTGAGCAGTGATTTTTTAAGTAAAAACCCAATGCAAAAAGTACTGTTGTTAGATAATCATGATGAATCCCGTTTTTTTTCATTAATGGGAGAGAATGTCGAAAAGCAAAAAATTGGTTTTCAATGGTTACTAACTTGTAGAGGAATCCCACAACTGTATTATGGTTCGGAAGTGTTGATGAAAGGACTTAAAGCTCCAGATGGATTGGTTCGTGCTGATTTTCTCGGAGGATGGAAAGAAGATGCTAAAAACGCGTTTACAGGAAAAGGAATGACAGAGGATGAAAAATCAACTCAAAATTTAGTTCGAAAATTAGCCAATTTCAGGAAAACAGCATCGGCGCTTAAAACAGGAAAAATGATGCACTATGTTCCTGTAGATGGTTTGTATGTTTATTTTAGATATGATGAAAATCAAACCATAATGTGTGTTATGAATACGAGCAATTCTGAAAAAGAAATTGACTTTCATAAGTATGACGAAAGAACAGCTGGTTTTACAACTGCAAAAAATGTTATTACTGAGGATGGCTTGAATACTTCGAATATAACAACTATTCCTGCCATGAAAATGTGGGTCTTAGAATTAAAAAAATAA
- a CDS encoding sensor histidine kinase yields MNNSAMYSGSTSQKLKMYTIYWLGYILLFSLIQGLPTADFLRALSNEFYSVFPKILFVLLIVEVAMPVLFFQKKKTLFIFTYILSILFFAFIQRLIDNYIIIAYNLTEWKSEPLLSAPVYLYNVIKLQFVVTIPLAIKLVYYLAEEKNRVQTILSEKLQAELFSLRNQFHPHFLFNVLNSLYSRILSKSDDSADIVLKISDFLRYSVYEVNTKHIPLEKEIEYLKNYISLQQLRFDNRLELSFSTNGIIKNQVIEPFLILPFIENSFKYCLDDTNSQAWITISITASEDWLSIKIENSLSSNCMKNKNSETQYSGVGINNVKRRLELLYPNQHILTIKNDVDSFFVSLKIKINDIP; encoded by the coding sequence ATGAACAATTCAGCTATGTATTCCGGAAGTACATCTCAAAAATTAAAAATGTATACAATCTATTGGTTGGGATATATCTTATTATTTAGTTTGATACAAGGACTACCAACAGCAGATTTTTTGAGAGCATTATCCAATGAATTTTATAGCGTGTTCCCGAAAATATTATTTGTTTTACTGATTGTTGAAGTAGCTATGCCGGTTTTGTTCTTCCAGAAAAAAAAGACACTTTTTATTTTTACCTATATATTATCAATCCTTTTCTTTGCCTTCATTCAGCGATTAATAGACAATTACATAATTATTGCTTATAATTTAACCGAATGGAAAAGTGAACCATTACTATCGGCACCCGTATATTTGTACAATGTGATTAAATTACAGTTTGTAGTCACCATCCCTTTAGCGATAAAACTGGTCTATTACCTAGCTGAAGAGAAAAACAGGGTGCAAACAATCCTGTCAGAGAAATTACAAGCTGAATTATTTTCATTACGAAATCAATTTCACCCTCATTTTTTATTCAATGTACTCAACAGTTTGTATTCTAGAATTCTAAGTAAATCGGATGATTCTGCGGATATTGTTCTTAAAATCTCTGATTTTCTTCGGTATTCCGTCTATGAGGTAAATACCAAACATATCCCTTTAGAAAAAGAAATTGAATATCTGAAAAATTATATTTCGCTACAACAATTGCGATTTGACAATCGACTCGAACTAAGTTTCAGTACCAATGGAATTATAAAAAACCAAGTAATCGAACCTTTCTTAATACTTCCATTCATTGAAAACAGTTTTAAATATTGTTTAGACGATACGAATTCCCAAGCATGGATTACCATTTCTATAACTGCTTCAGAAGACTGGCTAAGCATTAAGATTGAAAACAGTTTATCTTCTAATTGTATGAAAAATAAAAATAGTGAAACCCAATACAGCGGCGTTGGAATTAATAATGTAAAAAGAAGATTGGAATTACTATATCCAAATCAACATATTTTGACCATAAAAAATGACGTTGATTCCTTTTTTGTTTCTTTAAAAATTAAAATTAATGACATCCCATAA
- a CDS encoding glycoside hydrolase family 3 C-terminal domain-containing protein, which translates to MFKNVKTIVVLLLLSSFSLNAQNKVPVYLDDAKNIKERVEDALSKMTTEEKIAMIHAQSKFSSPGVPRLGIPDNWMTDGPHGIRTEVLWDEWDQAGWTNDSCIAFPALTALSATWNKELASLYGKSIGEEARFRNKNVLLGPGVNIYRTPLNGRNFEYMGEDPFLTSKMVVPYIKGVQSNGVAACVKHFALNNQETNRNAVNVIVDDRALYEIYLPAFKAAVQEGDAWAIMGSYNKYRGQHCCHNEFLLNDILRGEWGFKGVVISDWGGVHDTKQAIHNGLDMEFGSWTNGLSWGTSNAYDNYYLAKPYSTMIKSGEVGTKELDEKVRRILRLSFLTTMNKDRPYGSFGTREHAEAGLKIAEEGIVLLQNKNNILPINLSKTKKIAVIGENAIKMMTVGGGSSSLKAKYEITPLEGLKNRIGNQAEVVYARGYVGDPTSNYNGVVAKVSLEDKRSAAELINEAVNVAKDADVVLFIGGLNKSDFQDAEGNDRKDLGLPYNQDRLISELIKVNKNVIFVNISGNAVAMPWIKDVPGIIQGWFLGSETGTALAAVLVGDVNPSGKLTFTFPVKINDNGAHQLGEFPGGDDVTYKEGIFVGYRWTDKQKIKPLFSFGHGLSYTTFEYSKAIADKKQLSSGDQISFSIKVKNTGIREGSEVVQLYISDLKSSLPRPVKELKGFEKISLKAGEEKTVTFVIDKTALSFFDDKKHEWIAEPGDFEALIGSSSTDIKSKVSFILK; encoded by the coding sequence ATGTTTAAAAATGTTAAAACAATTGTTGTTTTACTGCTGTTGAGTTCGTTCAGTTTGAATGCACAAAATAAAGTTCCTGTTTATCTTGATGATGCAAAGAATATTAAAGAGCGTGTAGAAGATGCACTTTCTAAAATGACGACTGAAGAAAAAATTGCGATGATTCATGCACAATCAAAATTCAGTTCGCCAGGTGTTCCGCGTTTAGGAATTCCTGATAATTGGATGACTGATGGACCTCATGGAATTCGTACTGAAGTTTTATGGGACGAATGGGATCAAGCAGGTTGGACAAATGATTCATGCATTGCATTTCCGGCACTTACAGCTTTATCAGCAACTTGGAACAAAGAATTGGCTTCCTTGTATGGGAAATCAATAGGAGAAGAAGCTCGTTTCCGAAACAAAAATGTATTGTTGGGACCTGGAGTAAATATCTATAGAACACCATTAAACGGCCGTAACTTCGAATATATGGGAGAAGATCCTTTTTTAACTTCCAAAATGGTGGTGCCGTACATCAAAGGAGTACAATCTAACGGAGTTGCTGCCTGTGTAAAACATTTTGCATTAAATAATCAAGAAACAAATCGTAATGCCGTTAATGTGATTGTCGATGATCGTGCATTGTATGAGATTTATTTACCCGCTTTTAAAGCAGCTGTTCAAGAAGGTGATGCGTGGGCAATAATGGGATCATATAATAAATATAGAGGACAACATTGTTGCCATAATGAGTTTTTATTGAATGATATTCTTCGTGGTGAATGGGGATTCAAAGGTGTTGTGATCTCAGATTGGGGAGGAGTTCATGATACCAAACAAGCTATTCATAATGGATTGGATATGGAATTTGGTTCTTGGACAAATGGACTTTCATGGGGAACCAGTAATGCGTATGATAACTATTATTTGGCAAAACCATATTCAACTATGATTAAATCTGGTGAAGTTGGAACAAAAGAACTTGATGAAAAAGTACGACGTATTTTGCGTTTATCATTTTTAACTACAATGAATAAAGACAGACCGTATGGGTCATTCGGAACAAGAGAACATGCTGAAGCTGGTTTAAAAATTGCTGAAGAAGGAATTGTTTTATTACAAAATAAAAATAATATTCTTCCAATTAATTTATCTAAAACAAAAAAAATCGCAGTTATCGGTGAGAATGCAATTAAAATGATGACGGTAGGTGGTGGTAGTTCTTCGCTTAAAGCAAAATATGAAATTACACCACTTGAAGGATTAAAGAATAGAATTGGAAATCAAGCTGAAGTGGTTTATGCGCGTGGTTATGTGGGAGATCCAACCAGTAATTATAATGGTGTAGTGGCAAAAGTGAGTCTGGAAGACAAACGATCTGCGGCAGAATTAATTAACGAAGCCGTAAATGTAGCCAAAGATGCTGATGTTGTCCTTTTTATCGGAGGTTTGAACAAAAGTGATTTTCAAGACGCGGAAGGAAACGATCGTAAAGATTTAGGCCTTCCGTACAATCAGGATCGATTAATTAGTGAATTGATTAAGGTAAACAAAAATGTGATTTTTGTAAATATTTCGGGAAATGCTGTAGCTATGCCATGGATAAAGGATGTTCCAGGTATTATTCAAGGTTGGTTTTTGGGTAGTGAGACTGGAACTGCTTTGGCGGCAGTTTTGGTCGGGGATGTGAATCCATCTGGAAAATTGACATTTACTTTTCCAGTAAAAATAAACGATAACGGTGCTCACCAATTAGGTGAATTTCCAGGCGGAGATGATGTAACTTACAAAGAAGGTATTTTTGTAGGATACCGTTGGACAGACAAACAAAAGATAAAACCTTTATTTTCTTTTGGTCATGGGTTAAGTTACACGACTTTCGAATATAGTAAAGCAATTGCTGATAAAAAACAATTGTCAAGTGGAGATCAAATCTCATTTTCAATTAAAGTTAAAAATACTGGAATTCGTGAAGGTTCCGAAGTAGTTCAGTTATATATTAGTGATTTAAAATCATCTTTGCCTCGCCCTGTAAAAGAATTAAAAGGTTTTGAGAAAATTTCTCTTAAAGCAGGGGAAGAAAAAACAGTGACTTTTGTGATTGATAAAACTGCTCTAAGTTTTTTTGATGATAAAAAACACGAATGGATTGCTGAGCCAGGTGATTTTGAAGCTTTAATCGGATCATCCTCTACAGATATAAAATCGAAAGTGAGTTTTATACTGAAATAA
- a CDS encoding DUF5916 domain-containing protein: protein MKTYKNQYLFLLFLLFQFSFGQSSKSVEKRFYTTKSLENNTSPTIDGLLTDASWDIVEWQTDFIENLPDENTPPTEQTKFKILYDSKFLYVAFKCYDKEPDKIVKRLSRRDGFDGDFVEVNIDSYHDKRTGFSFTISASGVKSDEFIADNGNNWDSSWNPIWYVKTNMDTEGWTAEMKIPLSQLKFSASEDQVWGFQATRRYFRKQERSIWQRIPADAPGWVSEFGELRGLINLKPQKQIEIQPYFLTQLDTYEQEIGNPFREGQDFSLKAGLDAKIGITNDLTLDLTIKPDFGQVEADPAVIALDGFQVFHQEKRLFFIENKNIFDYNFGNNEDNLFYSRRIGRSPQGIISTSTGEFVKRPQNTSILGAAKFSGKTKDGWSLGILESITGNEYAKIDKVSERSDVLVEPLTNYLVGRAQKDFNDRNSFLGAIVTATNRKTDEPQFLLLREAAYSGGLDFKHNWKSRKYFIAGNIVGSHVFGSKESITNTQKEITHLFQRVDADYVSVDTNRTSLTGTGGKIEAGKVSDGHWRYNASVTWRSPELELNDIGFLRQADEIKQTLYVSYQSLKPFAAFRSGMVRFEPFTTYDFGGFHNRTYYDLLGKAEFKNYWWANIGFSYKPRIFNNAYLQGGPKFRFSEEFVSYNVFGTDTRKKIRFQTGIFFAQGKNNSFSYKELDPSVTYQPTNSLSITINPNFNINQSKTQYVTQSSFEKGIRYVTSHLDQQTISASLRLNYNINPNFTIQYYGQPFASTGKYSKFNYVTNPRASYFGNRTVSYAKNQISYDSNTNSYKVDENQNGSTDYSFLNPDFSFVQFRSNLVLRWEYIPGSEIYLVWSQGTNGSGNPLDDLFVNLDAQILGKKPQNTFVLKATYRFLL, encoded by the coding sequence ATGAAAACATACAAAAATCAATACCTATTTCTTTTATTCCTGCTATTTCAATTCAGTTTTGGGCAGAGCTCTAAAAGTGTAGAAAAAAGGTTTTACACCACGAAATCATTAGAAAATAATACTTCGCCAACTATTGACGGACTTTTAACAGATGCTAGTTGGGATATTGTGGAGTGGCAAACGGATTTTATTGAAAATTTGCCAGATGAAAATACGCCTCCCACGGAGCAGACCAAGTTTAAAATACTGTATGATTCCAAGTTTTTGTATGTTGCTTTCAAGTGTTATGATAAGGAACCAGATAAAATTGTAAAACGGCTTTCGAGACGAGATGGTTTTGATGGTGATTTTGTAGAGGTAAATATCGATAGCTATCATGATAAAAGAACAGGATTTTCATTTACAATATCAGCTTCAGGAGTTAAAAGTGATGAATTTATTGCTGATAATGGTAATAATTGGGATTCGAGTTGGAATCCAATTTGGTATGTAAAAACCAACATGGATACCGAAGGCTGGACTGCAGAAATGAAAATACCATTGAGTCAGTTAAAATTTAGTGCCAGCGAAGATCAGGTTTGGGGTTTTCAAGCAACTCGCCGGTATTTTCGAAAACAGGAACGTTCCATCTGGCAACGCATTCCGGCAGATGCCCCTGGATGGGTAAGTGAGTTTGGAGAATTACGAGGATTAATTAATTTGAAACCGCAAAAACAGATTGAAATTCAGCCCTATTTCTTAACGCAATTAGATACATATGAACAAGAAATAGGGAATCCTTTTCGAGAAGGGCAAGATTTTAGTTTGAAAGCGGGTCTTGATGCTAAAATTGGAATTACAAATGACTTGACTTTAGACCTAACTATCAAGCCCGATTTTGGTCAGGTAGAAGCTGATCCAGCGGTAATTGCTCTGGATGGATTTCAAGTATTTCATCAGGAAAAGCGTCTATTTTTCATCGAAAACAAAAATATTTTCGATTATAATTTTGGAAATAATGAAGATAATCTTTTTTATTCTAGACGTATCGGCAGAAGCCCTCAAGGTATTATTTCTACTTCAACTGGAGAATTTGTCAAGCGACCACAAAATACCTCTATTTTGGGTGCTGCAAAATTTAGTGGTAAAACAAAGGATGGCTGGTCATTAGGTATTTTAGAAAGCATTACTGGAAATGAATACGCAAAAATTGATAAGGTGTCGGAACGTAGCGATGTGTTGGTAGAACCACTTACCAATTATTTGGTTGGACGTGCCCAAAAAGATTTTAATGATAGAAATAGTTTTTTGGGTGCAATTGTAACTGCAACCAATAGAAAGACGGATGAGCCACAATTTTTATTATTAAGAGAAGCGGCATATTCGGGAGGATTGGATTTTAAGCACAATTGGAAAAGCAGGAAGTATTTTATTGCAGGAAATATTGTAGGTAGCCATGTTTTTGGATCAAAAGAATCCATTACCAATACGCAAAAGGAAATAACGCATTTGTTTCAGCGCGTAGATGCAGATTATGTTTCGGTAGATACTAATCGAACATCATTAACAGGAACGGGAGGAAAAATCGAAGCAGGCAAGGTGTCTGATGGACATTGGCGATACAATGCAAGTGTGACATGGCGTTCACCGGAATTAGAACTCAATGACATAGGTTTTCTTCGTCAGGCCGATGAAATTAAACAAACATTATATGTTAGCTATCAGTCCTTAAAACCATTTGCCGCTTTTAGAAGTGGTATGGTTCGTTTTGAGCCTTTTACAACTTATGATTTTGGGGGTTTTCATAATAGAACGTATTATGATCTCTTAGGAAAAGCAGAATTTAAAAATTATTGGTGGGCAAATATTGGTTTTTCATACAAACCCAGAATATTCAATAATGCGTATTTACAAGGTGGACCAAAATTCAGATTCTCAGAAGAGTTTGTAAGTTATAACGTTTTCGGCACCGACACGAGAAAAAAAATTCGTTTTCAAACAGGTATTTTTTTTGCGCAGGGAAAAAACAATTCGTTTTCATACAAGGAATTGGATCCAAGTGTTACATACCAACCTACAAATTCGTTGTCGATTACTATTAATCCTAATTTTAATATCAACCAAAGCAAAACTCAATATGTGACCCAATCTTCTTTTGAAAAAGGTATACGTTATGTCACTTCGCATTTGGATCAACAGACTATTAGTGCTTCTTTGCGATTAAATTATAATATAAATCCAAATTTCACCATACAGTATTATGGACAGCCATTTGCGTCAACAGGTAAATATTCAAAATTTAATTATGTTACCAACCCAAGAGCTTCTTACTTTGGGAATCGAACAGTTTCGTATGCAAAAAATCAAATTTCTTATGATAGCAATACAAATAGTTATAAAGTAGATGAGAATCAAAATGGATCAACGGATTATTCTTTTTTGAATCCTGATTTTTCATTTGTTCAATTTCGTTCCAATTTGGTTTTGCGTTGGGAATACATACCAGGTTCCGAAATTTATTTGGTGTGGTCACAAGGAACTAATGGTTCAGGAAACCCCTTAGATGATTTGTTTGTGAATTTGGATGCACAAATTTTAGGAAAAAAACCTCAAAATACATTTGTACTAAAAGCAACATATCGCTTTTTGTTATAA